One Cervus canadensis isolate Bull #8, Minnesota chromosome 13, ASM1932006v1, whole genome shotgun sequence DNA segment encodes these proteins:
- the MASP2 gene encoding mannan-binding lectin serine protease 2 isoform X3, whose product MRLLVFLGLLWGSTAASSGPQWPKPVFGRLASPGFPDKYANNQERRWALTAPPGYRLRLYFTHFQLEPSYLCEYDFVKLSAGTKELATLCGSESTDTERAPGNYTFRSPGSSLEVTFRSDYSNEKPFTGFEAFYSAEDIDECQVPPGETPTCDHHCHNHLGGFYCSCRVGYVLHRDKRTCSEQSL is encoded by the exons ATGAG GCTGCTGGTCTTCCTGGGCCTGCTGTGGGGCTCAACGGCTGCGTCCTCGGGGCCGCAGTGGCCCAAGCCTGTGTTTGGGCGCCTGGCATCGCCCGGCTTCCCCGACAAGTACGCCAACAACCAGGAGCGGCGCTGGGCCCTGACGGCGCCCCCCGGCTACCGCCTGCGCCTCTACTTCACGCACTTCCAGCTGGAGCCCTCCTACCTGTGCGAGTATGACTTcgtcaag CTGAGCGCCGGGACCAAGGAGCTGGCCACGCTCTGCGGCTCGGAGAGCACGGACACGGAGCGCGCGCCCGGCAACTACACCTTCCGCTCGCCGGGCTCCAGCCTGGAAGTCACCTTCCGCTCCGACTACTCCAACGAGAAGCCGTTCACGGGCTTCGAGGCCTTCTACTCTGCAGAGG ACATTGACGAGTGCCAGGTGCCCCCAGGAGAGACCCCCACCTGCGACCACCACTGCCACAACCACCTGGGTGGCTTCTACTGCTCCTGCCGTGTGGGCTATGTTCTCCACAGGGACAAGCGCACCTGCTCAG AGCAGAGCCTCTAG